CCAGGCCGGCCCAGGCCCTCAGGGCTCTTGCTGGAGCTGCCTGTCCTCACCTGTCCTACCACCGCTTCTCTAGGCCCCTGCGTCTCACACCCCAGCCAACCAGCACCCGTTCTCTTGCAGGGGTGGCGATAAGCACCTACGCCAAGTACTGTTACCACAAGCTGCAGAAGGCAGCCCTGACCGGGGCCAAGAAGGTACGCGCTTCCCCCACGATGGCCGGCGGGGCTGGACGGGCCGAGCTGACACCTAGCTGGGTCTGAGGGAGACCTGACAGGCGGCCCTCACAGCGGGGGTGCCCTGCCCTCCTCGGGCCCAGCTGGCTGCGGAGGGGGAGCGGATGGCTCATGGTTCACAGGGTGCTCCAGAGAGCCCACCGAGGCAGGCAGCCCGGGGCGGCTGGGGCTGCACCCCCGTTCAGGACCCAGTACAGACGAGGGGCTTGTGGCCGCCCGAGGGAGGGTGACAGGCCTGCCACCGCCGGGCTGCTGCAGGGAGGGGTGGCGGAGGGTCACAGCCCGTGAGTAGGCCAAGAGACGACTCTTGCCAGCGGGGACCCTCCCCCTGGCCGACGGCCCCTGGGCTCAGGGATGGCCAAGCCTGGGGCTGCAGGGCAGCCTCCGAAGACCAGCATGGCCCCCTTCACTcactctgccccaccctcctggCCATCACAGGGCTTCTCCCACGCTGGTAGCCAGGGTGGCCCGCACGGGCAGGTGGTGCTCTGGGACACCCAGAGCTTCTCAGTGTCCGCCAGAGCTTGCTAGTCACATCCCTCCCACAGCCGCTCTGGAGAACAGGCCGGTCACACCAGACGGCTGGACCTTGTTCCCTGGTCTTAGGGTGTGTGGCTCTTGGCCATCTTCCCCTCTGTCCCGCCCACCCCGGCCACTTCGGCCCACCACCCATACCTAAGAAGCCCCTGGggccctcctttcccgggacttTCCCCCACTGTCCCAGAGCCtggctccctctcctcttctccttcctaatGCACTAATCCTGTGCCTGGGAGCTGCATGTCCCCCACTCAGGCTTCTCCCCCGGAGGTCTCACATGGTCCAGATCAGCCAGCCTGGCCCCTCTGTGGCCCCAGGGACTTCTCCAGGAGTCGCTCTCACCTTCCTCCTGGGCGGCCAGTGGGGCCACCTGATGAGCTAGAACACTGTTGGTGGCTCAGCAGGGTGCCCCCCCCAGTGATTTGGGGGccagggggttgggggtgccTCCAGCTCTGACTAGGCGCCTGGAGTTAGCAGGGgtgagagagcagggaaggggggggTGCTGGAAGCAGGGCAGCAGGACCGCACCAGGACAGAGAACTGGGCTGTCTTTGCAGGGGCTGAAGAAGCCCAACGTGGAGGAAATCCGGCACGCCAAGAACGCTGTGTTCAGCCCGTCCATGTTTGGCAGCGGCCTGCAGGAGGTCATGAACATGCAGAAGGAGCGGTACCCGGAGCGGCAGCTGCCTTGGGTGCAGACACGTCTGTCTGAGGAGGTGCTGGCACTCAACGGCGACCAGACAGAAGGCATCTTCAGGTGCTCTGCATCctgggccctgggggtgggggccgtgGGCGTCTCCACCATGTGTCTCTGGCAGGCACTGGGACCATTGAGCCAACTTCCATGCCCCAGCCCTGGGTTTGGGGGCCAGGGGACTCGTGCCTCTGCCTGGGAATAGCCAGAGAGAACCACCACACACAAGAGGCCCATCATGTGGACGGGGAGGGCCCATGATGGAGGCAACTCAGACTCCTACCCCCCCGAATGGCAGTATGCCTGAACTTAGGAGGGTCGGTTGGGGACTGCGCCTCTGTAAAAATGGCTACCAGGGTCCCAGAGGGCACTTGCACATCAGCCATAGGCAGGGCCTGAGCCGTGAGCCTGGAAAGACACCCAGCAGCCAGGAGATGGTGCTCACCTGTGGGCAGGGTCGACAGTCCCTGCCGGTGGGGAGGAGCACAAGGCCTGCAACCTGCTGCGGGGCCTCACCGACCCAGGCCCCGAGGGGAGAGCTGGGGAAGCTGAAGCCTGTGGGCTTGAGCCTTAGACAACCTGCTGATGAAGGCATCTGCCTGGGGGAGgccagcagagggaagagggacaaCCGTCAGGGTGCAGACAGTCCTCCCCAGTGAGACCCCCCCCTGCTCCACAGAGTCCCTGGGGACATTGATGAGGTGAACGCTCTGAAGCTGCAAGTGGACCAGTGGAAGGTGCCCACCGGCCTGGAGGACCCCCACGTCCCTGGTGAGCCCTCATCCCCCGGGGAGCAGGAGCAGCCCCGCTGCAGGCAGCTGGAGCACTTGGGCTCCCCCTCGTTCCCCCAGTGATGCCATGGTTCCTGGTCTGTTTCCAGCACAGACAACCCCTGCCCATCCTACAGTGTCCTTGGGGCcttgcctgccactcttccttaCTCCCTGCATCACCCCCGGCCCCCCGGGGTCCATCCAGGTCCTCAGGAGCACCAGCTCGCCAGGGTCTGGTGCTTCCAGTCTGGCCCAACACCACCACTGCTCGTGCCACACGCTGCCCCCGCCCTGTGTCGCCCTAACCCTCCGGCCACTCCCTGGCTCCCGAGCAGCCCAGGGGAGCCCCACCCAGCAGTCTGTGCTGAGCGCGCCCCCCTCCGCCGCCGCTGTGTCCGCAGCTTCGCTCCTGAAGCTGTGGTACCGGGAGCTGGAGGAGCCCCTGATCCCGCACGAGTTCTACGAGCAGTGCATCGCGCACTACGAGAACCCCGAGGCCGCCGTGGCCGTGGTGCACGCGCTGCCGCGCATCAACCGCCTGGTGCTGTGCTACCTCATCCGCTTCCTTCAGGTACACACACCCCGGGGCGCGCGCGCCCACCTGGGACACTCCCCCGGGGCGCGCACGGGCACGCGCACACCCCACCCGGGGCACGCCTCGCGCCGCGGCCCGACCCACCCTCCTGCCACCTCCGCGCAGGTGTTCGTGCAGCCCGCCAACGTGGCCATCACCAAGATGGACGTCAGCAACCTGGCCATGGTGATGGCGCCCAACTGCCTGCGCTGCCGGTCGGACGACCCGCGCGTCATCTTCGAGAACACGCGCAAGGAGATGTCGTTCCTCCGCGTGCTCATCCAGCACCTGGACACCAGCTTCATGGAGGGCGTGCTATAGCGCGGGGGAGGGGCCCAAGGACCGAGGGTGGGGACAGAGCCGACGCTCGGGGGGGGGGCGCCCGGGCAGGGGAGCacgcggggaggggggagggaacgCCCTAGGCGCGGAGGCAGCATGCCAGGCTCCGCCCATGCCCGCCCCAGCCCTGGAaaccccccccaccctctccccccaccccaggccctgggCCTGTGGACGCGGCCTGGCCAGAGGGCCCGTGGGAGGGGCGCCCCTcggccccctcccgcccccgcctAGTGGCCAGTTCCTTGGGCACCGCCCCGCCCACCGCCGGCCGGTCAGCCCCCAGAAAGTGCCTTCTGTTTCCTGGAGCCAAGCGACACTGCCCCTCCCGGCCGGCCTGAGAGCACACGCCCCCCCTCACCCCCGTGAGCTGCCTCGCGGGAGGCCGGGGCTCCTGCGCTAGGCTGGCTGCCGGTCTGGCCTCTGCCCGGCACTTCCCCTCGGTCCCCTTCCTGGCCCGTAGCCTccgaccccaccccccaccccgcaccctgGCACCTGTGGCCTCCATCGTCGAGATTGCACAGGAATTGGGGGGCCCAGGGCACTGGACTGTCCACCAGAGCAGGGCCCTGCAGGCTCtctctgggtggggaggggccccCAAACCAAagtcccctggggtggggggcagggttgTTGGGCAGGCATtcttggggcagggtgggggaggggcaagagtaTTTTTTCTTCGTGTAACTATAAATTCAGATTCTATCCACACCAATCCGCCTGTGTATAAAGATATAGAGGAAAAGATAGAACTAAATTTGCTAATGACATAGTTTTAACCCAAATGCTATTTATCTCTGAGCCGTCCTAGCCTGTCCTCTGTGCAGAGCAAGTTGGTATCACTCCTTCATTTTCTTCGCCACTTTCTTGGCTTCGACCAAAAACCAAGCCCTGCCCCATCCCCTTCTGGGATCTGCAGTGGAACAGAGGGAAGGAGCCCCAAGATGGGGAACCAGGGATCCCCCAGGATTGCCCTTCCTCAAAGCCAGAGCTGGGGGTAGGAGGTACCTAGACTCTCAGTTTGtacattttccattttggaaTTTTGAGTTCCAATTGTAAAACTTAATTTCTCcccagtttatatatatatatatatatatatatatattttttttttttttttttttagagttgagtttttatttattattaacaaaaAAGCCCAGCCCTGCTGCTGCCCGGGTGTCCCCTGAGGTAGTGTCCTCAGTCGGGTGGTCTCCGGGCCTGGGTTGGACGGCCCTGCCACAGACTCTAGCTCTGACGCACGGACTCAAGAGGTGACGACACTTTGTGtgaataaaatacatatggaCACTTGCGAGCCGTGGTCACTGCCTGTCGCCTCGTGCTCGTCCAGTctctgctgggggctgggctgggggctgggcagtCCATTCCAGCAGCCAGTCTGTTGCTAGTATGGTCACCTACGTGGACAGGCCAGGGGAAGATGGGGGAACGGAGAGGGGGCGTAGGGGTGTGAGCCACGAGCAAGGCCGTTTCCTGGGaatgggggagaggggctgagccAGGGAGGAGGCACCAGCTGGGTGTCAGGTCCCCTGCGCCGTCTGCGGCCACCTGGGCTATGTGTCGACCCTTAAGTCCCTGCCCGTTTGCGCGGAGAGTGGGCTGTGCCGCGTCCTGCCCCCAACCTGCCCTGGTTCCGGGCAGAGCGAACGCGCAGCCGCCGGTCAGCGGAGCTGGCCTTCCGAGGGCCACCTCGTCCCCGTGCCGGCTGCCGCCTCCGAGGGCGGAGGGACAGAGCCTGCGTTCCCGCCAGCGCCCCGCTGCCCGGCGGTCCCGTCCGGTGACGTTTGCGCGGCGGGACTGCAGAGCGGGCGCCCCCGCCGTGCGGGAGTCCGCCGCGCCCGGGGAAAGCGAGCCCCGCGCGGTCTCCGGAACCCGAAGTGTGAGGCCGCAGTCGCCGGGGGATGCGTGTTCTCGCAGCGCCAGCCCCGTGTGACCGGCCCGCCGCTTCCGGCGCGGGAGCAAGATGTGGCGGGCATGCGGGGCGCTCCGGGGCGGCGCCCGGGCCTTGGCGCGCTTCCCGGGGACCCGGGCCTGCGGCGGGGGCGGGGACATCTCCTACACGCAGGGCCAGGCCCCGGAGCCCCGAACGCGAGAGTATTTTTATTACGTGGATCATCAGGGCCAGGTGGGCCTGGAGCCGGGCCTGCGGGGGCGCACCTGTCGGAGAGGGGGGGCCGGAGGGCGGGCCTGCGAGGGGCGGGTCCCCGAGGTTAGTAAACGGGTCGGCGAGCTGGGGATGGGGGCGCCCGGCCTCCGCCGCCGCCAGCCTGCCACGCGGAGCTGCAGCTGCGTCTCGCGCGCGCCGCACCCCCGGGTCCTGCCCCCCCGTCGGGTCCCCTGCCCCGGGGCCGCCCCGCCTGGCTTGCAAGCCCTGGCTGGGACATCCACGGTGTCGGGAGGAAGCAAGTCGGGGAGCCTCCGCGGAGGAGGTGGCACACCTGATTAGAAACTTGAGGAAGGGAGAGGCTCGGGCAAAGCACGGCAGCTCAGGCACCTGCAAGGCCCGGCGTCCGGGGTAGACGCGGGGATGTTGGTGGGGGCCCCGGGTTTACTTTCCACTCGCCTCTCCGCACTCGGTGTGCAGACGAGCAAGGGAGGCGGACCGTAGCCCCGGCTCAGGCCTGCCCAAGGCCTCCCCGCCCGGGGGCGGCTCTGTCTGGCTCCCGGggggactcatgggccatggCCTGCCCCTCTGTCCGCAGCTTTTCCTGGATGACTCCAAAATGAAGAACTTCATCACCTGCTTCAAAGGTACTGCGGCACCCTCTTCCCCACCTTCCGTGTCCCTTGGGCAAGGCCCTGGTGCGCTCTGCTCCCCGGCCTCCCCACTGGCCCACTGGCCCGCCCGAAGCAGAGGGCTGGGCATCCCGCGCCCAAGAGCCCTGCTGTCTAGACCGAGGCCAAGGTGGCGCACCGACAACCGGTGCCAGCCGTTGGCGTTGCCCAGGGCGAGCCGCTGGCCTGGGGGAGCAGAGCCCCGCGTAGAGCGGCATGGTAAGCAGCCGTGCCCCTTCACCTCCAGACGCACAGTTCCTGGTCACCTTCTTCTCCCGCCTGAGACCCAACCGCAGCGGTCGCTACGAgacctccttccccttcctctcgcCCTGCGGCAGGGAGCGCAATTTCCTGCGCTGCGAAGACCGGCCCGTGGTCTTCACGCACCTGCTGGCCTCGGGCCCCGAGCCCCCGCGTCTCTCCTACTGCGGCGGCGGGGAGGCCCTGACCGTGCCCTTCGAGCCGGCGCGTCTGCTGCCCCTGGCCGCCAATGGGCGCCTCTACCACCCGGCGCCGGAGCGTGCGGGCGGCGTGGGCCTGGTGCGCTCAGCCCTGGCCTTCGAGCTTAGCGCCTGCTTCGAGTATCCGCCCGGCGCGTCCGCGCTGCCCTCACACGTGCGCTGGCAAGGCCGCCGCCTCGCCCTCACCATGGACCTGGCCCCGCTGCTGCTCGCCACCCCGCCGCCCTGAGCCGCCCGCCGGACCGCGGGCGGTCGCAGGagcccctggccccgccccctcaCGCGGCCCCGCCCCCCCTCGCGGGTCCCGGCCGCGCATCGCTGCGCACGCGCACCCGAAGAGCGCGCCGGCCGAATGCGCGTGCGCGGCAGAGGTGCACCGCGGCCCGGGCCCGCTCGGCGCTGTCCGAGGTGCTGCTGCGCCTTCCGGAGCCTCGACCGCGAGGAAGGGCGGGGTCGCGGGCCCGtctgctccctccccacaccTCGGGCCCGGGGCGTCCTTACATTTGGTTTGGCCCTCGCTCTCGGGGGGAAGCCGGGCCGGAGGCGCGGGGGCTCCAGTGCGCGTGCGCGAGCggcgcccgccccctcccccgcccggcgCTGCTCGGTGGGCCGGGGCGCCGCGGGCTCGGCGGGGGAGCCGCGCCGCGGGAGCGTCAGGTGAGGGGGCGCCCGACCCGAGGTCAGCGGGCTTGGGGGCGGGATCGGGGGCCGTCCCGGCTCTGTGCCCCGCGCGCACTCAGAAGGGGAGGAGACCTGGCGGGGACCACGCCCTGCCCTGAACCGGCCCAGGACTGACCCACGCTGGAGGGGGTGCAGGTGACACCGTGGGGGAGTCGAGGCACGCGGCTCGCGCTTCGCGCTGGTCCCCGGGGGTTCGCAGGGATTCCTCGCCCCTCCAGTCCCCGCACGGACGGCGCCCTGGAGACGGTGACAGCCAACGCAGAATCCTGTGTGTgacgccccgccccctgcccaacAGGATTAGAGGGCTGTCCGCTGGGTGGAAGGATTTCTGGGCTGgccttctctgcccttcccgcCTGGGCCCTCATCCCTGCTCACGCCGGCCCTTTTATTCCAGTCAGCGTCTAGGGGGTGTCCCTGTGAACCGCAGTGCCTTGGATGCTAAGGAGGAAGCCAAGAAGCTCCTCCACTTGAGAGGACTTGCGGGGGGAGGCTGGGTGCGCAAGTCTTGGCCAGCCCTTTGGCTCAGGGAAATGGCTCCCGGGAGTCCAAAGTATGCTTTCAGGTCCTTGGGGTTCACACACATCCCGAGACACCTGGGAACTGCCTCTGCCTGGGCCAAAGCTATATTCCATTAAAACTTTTGCTGTGCCTATCTCATTTCTAGTGACTTTAAATAATCATGTGTGTTACAATTTAGAGAAGATTTGGACAGACACCAAGGCCACTTGGTGCCTTTCCACATGACTCCCTCTTGCTAGCAGGGAGACCTGGTAAGCAGGCAGGGGTTCAGAGTGGGACGCTGGAGGAAAGGGCTGGAGGCTGGATGACAGAACCCCATCGGGGTTGCCCTCCCTGGCCCAGACTAGCTGGCTTCTTAGCCCCAGTCCCCACCTTTAAAACTCAACTTCCTGTGCCCAGAACTGGACCCAGGCCTTCCCATCTTTGTAGGATCACAGGTGCACGAGCATAAAGCCCAACGCACTATGTTCCTTCACAGTTCAGGAGGTCACTGCTCCCACAGCCCACTGGGGAAAGTATCCTAGAAACCCAGCTGGTGGCCCAAGGGCCCTCTTTTACGCCCCAGCTGTTCCAGAGCCCAAACGCAGAAGCACCTTGCTGGAAGCCAGCAGGGAGAACATAGGCCATGGCTTCTAAACTGACTTTCCTATTGTGTGCCACATTCCCCCAATTCTCCAGCATGTTCCCTGAGAAATACCCCTAATTCTCTGCAAACTCTTCCACCACCATCACCcccaggagggcaggggcagCTGTGCCTCCATTTTCCTACAGCTGGTGGCTTCCAGGATCAGTTCTGCCCATGTTACCCGTCAAGGTATGTCAGGTGCTCCCAGGGTCAGGTAACACAGCATGAGTTCCAAGGATAAAAGGACTAGACTTAAcggctgggtcagggtcaggtgaagacAAGGACACTGGCAGGGTGCGGCCTCGGGCCTTTTATGGGGCGCACTTGTTATGGACTCTGCTTTTGGAGGTGTCAGAGAGAAGTCCATATGGACGAGGGGAAGGCGGCCTTCCCAGAGCCCATTCTTGCCCTTTTAGCCTGTGCTTGGGCAAGGGGCTTCACCACCTACATGTTCCCAGGCTCACACCTTGCACGGGCCTCTTGCACCTTGGATTCCAGGAGTGGCCGGTTGCTAGAATGAAGAGGGAAGCCCGATCCGGACGTGCACACGCATGAGCAGGAAGCCCCTTACAGAGCCGGACGGAGATAGACGGGAAGACAAGGGAGTGAGGCAGGGTTGGATCTCCCCACATGGCCTGTGTAGTCAGACCAAGAATAGTGCAAATTCCACATCGAACCTGAAATTCCGCATTGAAGCCAGATCTTCATGACTGTTTTTGTAAAGGAAAgaagtcaacttttttttttttttttaaccaattgcTTGAACTGATTTATAACTTTTCAGAAACTACACACAGGGTGTGGGGCTTCATCCATGTCCTTCTCTGGCCCTCAAGTGTTAGGGGCAGGCCTGCCGCCCTGTGTTTCAGGAGGCCCATCACATCCGGGGTGGACTATAAGGAAGCCCTTCAAGAGGCTGCAGCTTCGTGGCCCGCGGTCGGTCCCGCGGGAGATGGCCACGGGGGCGCCCATACTGCTGCTGCTATGGCTGCTGTGGTTCCCTGACCTCCCGCCCGGCGCTGCTGGCTGCCCGGCCGCCTGCCGCTGCTACAGCGCCACGGTGGAGTGCGGCGCCCTGCGGCTCCGCGTCGTCCCGCCCGGAATTCCACCCGGGACGCAGGTGGGCACCGCGCGGGGCCACTGGGCCGCGGGGCAGAGGTGCCCGCGACACGAAGGGAGGGTGTGTGAGCGTACCCGAGGGTACTGGAGCGCTctagggaagagggagaatcccTCCGCGGGGTCAagactcctccttcctccctccctccggcCCGCAGACGCTGTTCCTGCAGGACAACAGCATCGCGCGCCTGGAACCGGGCGTACTGGCACCTCTCGCAGCCCTGCGCCGACTCTACCTGCACAATAACAGCCTGCGCGCCCTGGAGCCCGGCGCCTTCCGCGCGCAGCCACGCCTGCTCGAGCTCGCGCTCACCGGCAACCGGCTGCGCGGCCTGCGCGTCGGCGCTTTCGCCGGCCTGGGCCAGCTGCGCGCGCTCTACCTGGCGGGCAACCAGCTGGTGCAGCTGCTGGATTTCACCTTCCTGCACCTCCCGGTGAGGGGGTTACGTGGGCAGGGGCAAGGGTCCTCCCATACCTTCACTGCCCTGTGCGGCGGGAGTAGTGAGAGGGGGAGAAGGCAACCCAGTCCAGCGTGCCCAGAAGGGAACCTGCCTCCCAGGGCCCCCTTCCCTGATGATCTGTGTCTTCTCTTCAGCGACTGCAGGAGCTGCACCTGCAGGAAAACAGCATCGAGCTGCTGGAGGACCAGGCCCTGGCGGGGCTCTCCTCACTGGCACTGCTGGACCTCAGCAGGAATCAGCTGGGCACCATCAGCCGTGAGGCCCTACAGCCCCTGGCCAGCCTGCAAGTCCTTCGCCTCACAGGTACCTCCTGGGGGGAAGGGGCCTCGCGCGGAGGTTTTTTCCCGGTCACAGAGGCGGCGGGAGGAAACAAACCGGCCCAGGTGTGGGGCAGGCTCTGGCTTCGGTGGCTCTGAACTGCAGCCCATCCGCGAGCACTCTGGAGGGCCACACCACAGCCTGCACCCGTGCAAGGAGGCTGATGGGAACGCGGGTGCGGGAAGGGGCACCGCTCAGGGAACTTCCCTCCGGAAGACAGTTAAAGTACAAGTCCCTGGAAGGAGCTGAGGGGCTCGCACGTGCACACTCAGGCTATCAGGGCAGGAACCGGAAGGACGAAAGTAGGGCTGCCCTTGCCAGACACAGGGCCTGAAACACTGCTGACAGGACGTGCGAGGTGTCAGTGCTGTGGGACGTCTATGTGGACACCACGGTTCCCCCAAAATGATGGGACTCGTTGCAAGGAGAGACTTCAGAAAAGTAGAGGCTTTCTTAGAGACGAGAACCGGAACCTGCATCACAGAActgaggaggggggagggaagagctTGCCCACAGGCCAAGGAGCTTGGGGtcagagaaaagggggcagaggcCCCCTGCGGAGGCGGGACGGGGGCTCCTGTCCTGGCCAGCCACCCCCGAGCTCCCTGCCCACCGCTGCTCTGCCCACAGAGAACCCATGGCGCTGCGACTGCGCCCTGCACTGGCTGGGAGCCTGGATCAAGGAGGGGGGCCAGCGGCTGCTCAGCTCCAGGGACAAGAAGATCACGTGCGCGGAGCCCCCGCGCCTGGCCCTCCAGAGTCTCCTGGACATAGCCGGCAGCAGCCTCATCTGCATCCCGCCCTCCGTGCACGTGGAGCCGCTGGAGGCGACGGCCAGCCTGGGGGAGGACCTGCGCGTGGCCTGCCAGGCTTCCGGCTACCCGCAGCCCCTGGTGACCTGGAGGAAGGTGGCCCAGCCCCGCGAAGGGCAGCCGCGGGCTCAGGTGCGGCCAGAAGGCGGGGCGCCGCGCGCAGGCGGGCCCGGCGCCCCCGACACGGGCAGCGGCATGCTCTTCCTCAGCAACATCACCCTGGCGCACGCCGGCAAGTACGAGTGCGAGGCCTCCAACGCCGGCGGCGCCGCCCGCGTGCCCTTCCGGCTGCTGGTCAACCTGTCGCAGCAGCAGCCGCGGCCGCGCGCGCCCCCGCCGCTcccgcccgccggccccgccGGCCACGAGCCCCTGCAGGAGGCGGGCAGCATGGCCTTCCGCGCGCTGGGCCTGGCCACGCAGACGGCCGTCGCCGCGGCCATCGCGCTGCTGGCGCTCACGGCGCTGCTGCTGGCCGCCCTGATCTGCCGCCGGCGGCGCAGGCGGAAAAAGGCGCCGGGGCCGCCGGGCGAGGGCGCGCTGTTCGTCAACGACTACTCGGACGGGCCCTGCAGCTTCGCGCAGCTCGAGGAGCTCCGCGGCGAGCGAGGCCACGAGATGTTCGTCATCGACCGCTCCAAGCCGCTCTTCGCCGAGGGCCCGACGGAGGCGGCGGACGGCGCGGCcacggggccggggccggggccggggctgcCGCTGCAGCCGCCCGCCGCCTACGAGATTCACTGCTGAGCCGGGCCGAGGGGGCGGGCGCGAGCTGATGACGTGGGCCGCGCGGGTTGGCCGGCTCCGGGCTCGCCGCGCGCAGGCGCAGTCAGTAAAGGCTGGAAGCTGCGCAGTGTGCGGCGCGCTGTGTATGGGGACCAGGCGCGGGATGGGGGGATCcccggggcggggcggcgcggaCACCTGCcgaccccagctctgccacacgGGAGGCCCAAGATGCCGACGGACGGCAGCCAGAGGGGGGTCCCCGCACCCCTACCGAGACGCTCCAGAAAAGAGCCCTCCCAGCACCGCCCTCCCCTCTAGCTCCGTGGGGTCCCCGCCCGACCGCCGCAGGTCCTGGGGTCTCCCGCAGGTGGGGGGCCGACGGGCTGCGGAAAGGCCCGCGCCGGCTGGGAGAAGGCTGGGGtgcccagggaaggggaggcGCGGGCAGCAGACGGGAAGACAGCGGCCA
Above is a genomic segment from Mustela lutreola isolate mMusLut2 chromosome 3, mMusLut2.pri, whole genome shotgun sequence containing:
- the LRRC24 gene encoding leucine-rich repeat-containing protein 24 isoform X1, translating into MGASTTRRRSVRAAWAWCAQPWPSSLAPASSIRPARPRCPHTCAGKAAASPSPWTWPRCCSPPRRPEPPAGPRAVAGAPGPAPSRGPAPPRGSRPRIAAHAHPKSAPAECACAAEVHRGPGPLGAVRGAAAPSGASTARKGGVAGPSAPSPHLGPGASLHLVWPSLSGGSRAGGAGAPVRVRERRPPPPPPGAARWAGAPRARRGSRAAGASVLGAGLPPCVSGGPSHPGWTIRKPFKRLQLRGPRSVPREMATGAPILLLLWLLWFPDLPPGAAGCPAACRCYSATVECGALRLRVVPPGIPPGTQTLFLQDNSIARLEPGVLAPLAALRRLYLHNNSLRALEPGAFRAQPRLLELALTGNRLRGLRVGAFAGLGQLRALYLAGNQLVQLLDFTFLHLPRLQELHLQENSIELLEDQALAGLSSLALLDLSRNQLGTISREALQPLASLQVLRLTENPWRCDCALHWLGAWIKEGGQRLLSSRDKKITCAEPPRLALQSLLDIAGSSLICIPPSVHVEPLEATASLGEDLRVACQASGYPQPLVTWRKVAQPREGQPRAQVRPEGGAPRAGGPGAPDTGSGMLFLSNITLAHAGKYECEASNAGGAARVPFRLLVNLSQQQPRPRAPPPLPPAGPAGHEPLQEAGSMAFRALGLATQTAVAAAIALLALTALLLAALICRRRRRRKKAPGPPGEGALFVNDYSDGPCSFAQLEELRGERGHEMFVIDRSKPLFAEGPTEAADGAATGPGPGPGLPLQPPAAYEIHC
- the LRRC24 gene encoding leucine-rich repeat-containing protein 24 isoform X2 encodes the protein MGASTTRRRSVRAAWAWCAQPWPSSLAPASSIRPARPRCPHTCAGKAAASPSPWTWPRCCSPPRRPEPPAGPRAVAGAPGPAPSRGPAPPRGSRPRIAAHAHPKSAPAECACAAEVHRGPGPLGAVRGAAAPSGASTARKGGVAGPSAPSPHLGPGASLHLVWPSLSGGSRAGGAGAPVRVRERRPPPPPPGAARWAGAPRARRGSRAAGASGGPSHPGWTIRKPFKRLQLRGPRSVPREMATGAPILLLLWLLWFPDLPPGAAGCPAACRCYSATVECGALRLRVVPPGIPPGTQTLFLQDNSIARLEPGVLAPLAALRRLYLHNNSLRALEPGAFRAQPRLLELALTGNRLRGLRVGAFAGLGQLRALYLAGNQLVQLLDFTFLHLPRLQELHLQENSIELLEDQALAGLSSLALLDLSRNQLGTISREALQPLASLQVLRLTENPWRCDCALHWLGAWIKEGGQRLLSSRDKKITCAEPPRLALQSLLDIAGSSLICIPPSVHVEPLEATASLGEDLRVACQASGYPQPLVTWRKVAQPREGQPRAQVRPEGGAPRAGGPGAPDTGSGMLFLSNITLAHAGKYECEASNAGGAARVPFRLLVNLSQQQPRPRAPPPLPPAGPAGHEPLQEAGSMAFRALGLATQTAVAAAIALLALTALLLAALICRRRRRRKKAPGPPGEGALFVNDYSDGPCSFAQLEELRGERGHEMFVIDRSKPLFAEGPTEAADGAATGPGPGPGLPLQPPAAYEIHC